In Manduca sexta isolate Smith_Timp_Sample1 unplaced genomic scaffold, JHU_Msex_v1.0 HiC_scaffold_793, whole genome shotgun sequence, the genomic stretch tcgcagttgaaagaaaaacgtaaaaataattaatatgcatggatatttcggcctataagaaataacaatatttgtaaCTAATATAGACTTTAATAgactctttttttattgctttgaatgtcgagacgagcttgcagtttGATACGACCACctttaaacagtagaaacaccatccaacaccttgaattacatagtattgttttgtattctactgcgctcgccatcctaagacataagatgttaagtcttattatgtccagtagttacactggctacaatgttcttcaaaccggaaaaacagtgactacacactgctgattgccggcagaaatagacattgcggtggtacctacccaggcggactctcacatatgagatacctgcCACCAATATGAGTTATGATAAattctgattttaaatttttatgcttCTTTCAAATGGGATGTTCTTAGAAACTTCTGCTTTTACGTCAAATTATGTTAATCAGCCCTTGCAAATGATAATGATGTAGGTGAATGTCAGTATACATTTCTTATCAGACAGTGACCTTTTTGCAAGCTTGACCTGATTACGCATTAGAATCAGTCGAAACTTACGTGATGTCTTAGTTTATATTACTGGCATttcctttatttctattttgattaattgtaacgaaataaatatattttttttttttggttttaatggcggtttttaatgttataattttctaccgatgtttcgaaaactttgcaacCTTCTTGGTCCTCTCTGTGACTATGACAATAGTCacgtaaaaaaatagttttatttcaatgcctaaattagcgtaaacatgagaaatcattataaattctaaCGAGTTATTTTTACACGAATACACCCGAACGAGGAACGAATACACCCGAATACGTTGCTTACACACTCGTGTTCGTAACTATTCGTGGGTACTCGGCGAGTATCTAAATTAGAAGTTaggattagttttttttatgtttctttttaaattacaaatggaTACAACGATTATTTTTAGATCAAAGTTCACTTcattatttcaaagtattgtgACATTGCTGATGAAGGGGCATACAGTGGATCGTAATTATGAACTTATTAAGAGTAACGGTTAATTGTTTGATATATAGCTGCTTGTTCCCAAATATGTTTGGCAactttgacataatattatgatccgTTTCATGACCTACTATAACTCACAATCATTGTGTCAGTTAATATTTTCGATACCTATTCTATTTTGGTTATTATCATACGGTACGCGATGCTCGTCAATTTGTCGCTTAGTAAACATATAAGTATTGCGAAACAgatcaattataatcaatttaattggTTTAACATATTCGCTTGGCAACAAATTTGTACTGTTATTTCAACACCCATGCATGTAGTTTCCGTGGTGTAGCGGTTATCACATCTGCCTAACACGCAGAAGGCccccggttcgatcccgggcggaAACACGTccgtttgcatttttttttttaattcaattattacgtctttgatatttttgtatttgccAGTCACTTGCTAACCTATAGAGGAAACGATAAAAAAAgatagattgttttttttccGGCATTCAGTCATTCTATTAAATCGGTTTTGTACTCTGGCTGACAACGTTTTAAGAACTTATTTCCactagaaatattattttattactacaaagtgtttttttttatcggaccCGTAAAATTAGCCGTAGTTTGTATTGACATGTTTACATTATGAGATTATAAAAGAGTTGATAAGTATTATCTAGAGATATATGCTAAGGTCGAATATTGGCAAAGCAAATATTCTTattcaataaatgtataaaatattaatattcaccCATTGATTGGTTACAGTCATCACTATTGCCAAGCGAACTTCCACTCTATAGTATATCGTTTTCATAATGATAACATGGATCTATGGCAGGCCCAGATGTTCCGATCTTAATTGCCACAGCTGTGAACTAATTCTTACATCGTACGCACTGTTAATAAAGtcctaaatttaaaattataaaatagataaaaatatcgtttatacctaaatgttgtttattttttttattgtagttatcTCAAATACAAAATGTCTGTAGTGATATAATTGGAGTAATAATTAGATGTTcgcatgtaccttgacttacgAGCGCAACTAcgtttgcctacgtgatgaataaagtattttttaatatagaaaaaaatacaatttaattaaatatagtaataaagtTTGTGGACGCAAATGAATACCTTATATATGTATGGCCCGGTACTGACGTCAATGTgactagttttatatttttttctaatatttatgatGGTTTTGCACAAGAATGTCACGTAGTCGGGTATCACtcgaaaaaacaaacaaaaaatctctTGCTGTATTGTTCAATTCATAGAGGAAAACTTTTAAGGACTAATACTTTAAACTGCAGATTAATTGTAACAAATCTtcaaaattatgatatatttcCTATAGAACTTGCTAAAATACCACGtacttatttgtaaattatagaaCAATCTGCATTAGTGAGACTTCTACAAACTATTTGTATAGTTTTGTAGGACATTTATAGTAAGTtcctattttgaaaaaaataaaataatatattgacccATGTAAGATTTCCAGAAAAATGTTCAGTTCTTTACTTATAACATTATGGCGAAGGGCATACATTATACTTTGTATAGTCTACGAATTATGACGTCACGAGTCTCTTCAATCATTATCTAATTTACGCaatgttgtttaaatttttaattgtaaactaACCTTTGGGTTGGCACTccaaaatatctattttaagttGACCCCTGTTATCTATGAGGGTACGTACTACGCACAGGTCAAGCCGGTATCACAATGGtagtttctatataaataaaaagcagtTGCCACGTGTATGTAAGAGCATCACTTAAGAACTATTCAACCGGCTTGCCTGattccttttttgttgtgttcctaATTATTAGGAATAGTTGTTGTCtcgaaataattttgaaaaatcaacgGGTAAAAACGGAAAAAGTTGGCAATTTGATTGATATttgtgtatgaaaatattttttcgcacACGCTAATCTCCGAAATTACCtaaccaatttcaataaaagttttAGGAGAGTTTAATTACTTCCAGCTTGAATCATAGGACAATTGTGAAtccgatagatggcgctgttgtcTGGACATAAAAGATGAAAggaagtttacataaaatgcgtCAGATGTTAAAGAGGCAAATCACTTCAAACTCAATgatcttaaataattaattattagcgGACATCCACTCGCGTCTTATCGGAAGGATTTAAGAAGTTGAGTCGAGTTCCTGCGTCGgtcagtgatattggtttttctactcagttttTGCTCAGAGTTAGGAATTTGTACCCTAAATGATGagaggctcgccccctatcacatcatggaatgaaATGCACCAGTTGCATCCCTGTCTATCCATTCAGCGCTCAAGCCGTGAGCGTGTGTGTTTTAAaacgaattttattaatatcctcAATACATTATTTCGTAATTCGTTCGATTAGTTCTAAGAATTCTCAACAGCGTAAATCCCAACACCGACACGAAAAGGTCACAATTGTATGACAGCATGACGCACAAATAAATTATCTCGTTTGTATATCTATGGCCGTCGAGATTATTAAGATTTAATGTGgcataaaattactaattatctgtatatataaaaatatatctatttcccttggttatTGCATCACACGTcaacggatggaacaatttcggtaattctttttattgtcttacttattgtcaggagaaggttcttatgatagaaaaaaattaGGAAGTTAAGtgaaacattaacaaaaattaagaaagcttaacaaaatattagttttacataactgtcagttgtttaaaataattgtcagcgattaacagaatgcgcgctgcaaatacGGTTTAACACAGATATATCAATTgattaattataccaattagaattaaatattcatagctAAGACATGACAAGTCTGCTAAAACATGTGATATGTTAATTTACCCTCGTTATGGCGAATTGGTAATAAAAAATCCGGTGGCTCTGGCAATGTAACAACATATAAACAAAGGCGTAGAACAATCTTCAGACTTTTGGTCGGACTGGGGTAACAACATTCACTTTACTTTTCGAAGACTTAAGTCGAtgactcctaagtaaactattgtatctGAATAAACATCGATATTCACTTAACATTTCGTTATTTAGTTACTGTTTActatcaaacattaaaaaacggtaaacgtaaaaaaaaatcgttaatgatttttaatatttttttataagctaAGACATGAAAAGTCTGTCAAGTCAGCTAGtagtaaaacaattatttccATTTTTGAAGAAAATAGGAAAATGAGATGGTAAATTCTTGAAATAGATATTACATACATGCCAGTGGAAAAGCGTGGCTTGGCAGAAGGGGGAAGGGTCACTCCCCCCTTGTTTGGCGGCaaaatgcgtaaaataaaaCGGCGACAAACATtggatccgcactaggcctcaAGATTCCACATGCTCAAGTAAATAAGTTCTAACAGTTGATACCCTCTAGTTAACCTATTAGctattgttgatattttaaGTAGAATAGGTATTTGCTAGTTAGTAACAACTGGAAAGTGGCTGTGTAAAATGAGACTTTTTAATCCAGTGCCAAGCAGTTATTTGACGTTCTGCTTTTGGGTaaagttgctattgtttataggcAGGCGTAGCGTTCATTAAGCAACCGGTTTGGTCTCATCttcatatacatatgtatatatgtaatgttAAGTGCgtgacaataaaaaatcttcatCTAACTGTCCTTTATTCTATTCCAACACCTTTTTTGGCATTGAGAAGACGTTAGCGTAGTTTACACAAGCCGGCTGTCCCACGAAATTACGGATACAATATTGAGCAAACTCTcagaatacataaaaaatgttcaaCTTGGAAATCGACCACCGAATTTCCCAAATCGTGATCCTTATATACTACCAGTAGACCATGGAAGGGTTTCTTTCCTTGTACTAAAAACTCCTCATCGAAAAATGTCCAACAGGTACTTAATACTGCTTTTCCCTTTCAGTGCAAGACAAATCAACCTTCAAAGCATTCCGCATAGCAGTAAACGTGATGCTGTCCCAAGAGACGTGCGGCTACCTCGTGGTGCTGATGTACGCGAGCTCAATCTTCGAGCAGGCCTCACAGTCCATCAACCTGAAACTCAGCGCTAACAAACAGACGATTGTGGTGGGAGCTATACAACTCTTAGGGTCTATTGTGGCCAGTTGTATCGTCGAGAAGACTGGAAGGAAGGTGAGGTTTTAGCTAGATATAATCAATTCAAACAGACATGATTGTGACGAGGGataatgatctctcgtcagtcgatactgtGGGTTCAGATTGCAGTACATGTGTGCAAAAGAAAAACTAACTGGTTGAATGAAGAGAGAAGCATAATTAACTGATAGTGAGCGTACCCATTTATAGCAATAAGAcgtagaaatttaaattataaagctaCGTGTAATACTGTACGGTGCCATTTGATCTAATTCCGAGAAATGAAACTAGGTATAGATCATTTCATAAAAGAGGCGCCACTACTTTCCTTAATCGCTTACAGTGTGAACAGATgagcacacgcacactacgatagaCAGGGTCGAGGTTGAGACTTGGATCAGCTCCCTTACCCTACGATATCCCACAACACCCTCACCAAAAATGTGGCGAGGACGccttcgtggatgaaataaaCTTCATAAATCTAGTATTAATACTACATCATAACTAGATTTAATAATGAACAACTCAACAGACATAATTATACCGGTCGGTTCGAAAAACTTGATTCGTAATCAACTCTAATTCACAAACATAATATCTTTTTTCCAGTGGTTGCTTGCGTCAACCTCCTTAGCGACTGGTCTCTCGATGCTGGCTCTGGGGGCTTGGTTCTACATCACATCCCTCGCAATATGGCTGCCAGGCTGGGTGCCGGTGCTGGCGATGTGTTTGTGCATCTTCGCTGATGCTGCAGGGTTTCAACCAGTGCCATACGTCATCACTTCGGAGCTGTT encodes the following:
- the LOC115453266 gene encoding facilitated trehalose transporter Tret1-like: MLSQETCGYLVVLMYASSIFEQASQSINLKLSANKQTIVVGAIQLLGSIVASCIVEKTGRKWLLASTSLATGLSMLALGAWFYITSLAIWLPGWVPVLAMCLCIFADAAGFQPVPYVITSELFSFQVNINYCSRLHNTFKILSRRRLISNYI